Proteins from a single region of Nocardiopsis dassonvillei subsp. dassonvillei DSM 43111:
- a CDS encoding ABC transporter substrate-binding protein, translated as MRDFDRRAFLALTGMGAVGASLLLSGCGGSGSGNGLRYAWWGNTVRQQNYTEALEAFQEANPDITVEPEFAEYTAFQERMTTQMAARNVADVFWIASPQVLTYKANGLYRRLDDIPTLDLSDYSAEDIESFSLGGELLSMPHGVFVPVVRHNETFLEEEGARMPGEDWTWDDLAEFLIDYSANNAQGRRGATYTPDQDMAFEAWLRQRGQDLWTEDGNVGFDEEALGDWFEWWRVLLDEGAVLSLGEQEGMQPDFSAVGDRVLLNFGSSNHIIDEAAMFPDWKYRLRSVPVGADAADGHRFLYYPRLAVYQGIDDANVEAAGKLIDFNVNNVEFLRTVGLTMGAPPNPRLLVEAYDFASDDEKEMLAVVEADRAEPQRPRYEAPPGTGTWREAMSRASENVALGNAGVAQVTEELIAEIRSGIDRGA; from the coding sequence ATGAGAGATTTCGATCGGCGCGCATTTCTCGCGTTGACCGGCATGGGCGCGGTGGGGGCCTCCCTGCTCCTGTCCGGCTGCGGCGGCAGCGGCTCGGGGAACGGCCTCCGGTACGCCTGGTGGGGCAACACCGTCCGCCAGCAGAACTACACCGAGGCCCTGGAGGCGTTCCAGGAGGCCAACCCCGACATCACGGTCGAGCCGGAGTTCGCCGAGTACACCGCCTTCCAGGAGCGCATGACCACGCAGATGGCGGCCCGCAACGTCGCCGACGTCTTCTGGATCGCCTCCCCCCAGGTCCTGACCTACAAGGCGAACGGGCTGTACCGCAGGCTCGACGACATCCCCACCCTCGACCTCTCCGACTACAGCGCCGAGGACATCGAGTCCTTCTCCCTGGGCGGTGAGCTCCTGAGCATGCCGCACGGGGTCTTCGTCCCCGTGGTGCGCCACAACGAGACCTTCCTCGAAGAGGAGGGCGCGCGGATGCCCGGGGAGGACTGGACCTGGGACGACCTCGCGGAGTTCCTCATCGACTACAGCGCGAACAACGCGCAGGGGCGTCGGGGCGCGACCTACACACCCGACCAGGACATGGCCTTCGAGGCGTGGCTGCGCCAGCGCGGCCAGGACCTGTGGACCGAGGACGGGAACGTCGGCTTCGACGAGGAGGCCCTCGGCGACTGGTTCGAGTGGTGGCGCGTCCTCCTCGACGAGGGGGCGGTCCTGAGCCTGGGCGAGCAGGAGGGCATGCAGCCGGACTTCTCCGCGGTCGGCGACCGGGTCCTGCTCAACTTCGGCAGTTCCAACCACATCATCGACGAAGCCGCCATGTTCCCCGACTGGAAGTACCGTCTGCGGTCCGTGCCGGTGGGCGCGGACGCCGCCGACGGCCACCGCTTCCTCTACTACCCCCGGCTGGCCGTCTACCAGGGCATCGACGACGCCAACGTCGAGGCGGCGGGCAAGCTCATCGACTTCAACGTCAACAACGTCGAGTTCCTGCGCACCGTCGGCCTCACCATGGGCGCGCCGCCCAACCCCCGCCTCCTCGTCGAGGCCTACGACTTCGCCTCCGACGACGAGAAGGAGATGCTGGCCGTGGTGGAGGCGGACCGCGCCGAGCCGCAGCGCCCCCGCTACGAGGCCCCGCCCGGGACGGGGACCTGGCGCGAGGCCATGTCACGGGCCTCGGAGAACGTCGCCCTGGGCAACGCCGGGGTCGCCCAGGTGACCGAGGAGCTCATCGCCGAGATCCGCTCCGGCATCGACCGGGGAGCGTAG
- a CDS encoding HEAT repeat domain-containing protein, translating to MVPNKPEQDGGHADLDREFGAGTDRDVRALVARVHRGLAHRAEHVEVPWGRFRHASGPADDVAGLLTRIRSGDPRVAARALSCLHSSVRHQGDTYAPAALAVPFLLRIAAEPSSHHRADVLRLAAESGRRNHHGDGSRTGLLRTAHPPGYWLFDSSGYPMHWSVQASREALTADVRIVLELLDDPDTAVRCSACYSLAAVTGGVERTLAALHGRLGVERVPEVRVSLVLAIAQLAREHHTSGDATVWARGLWSSSEQDAGTRLGAALAWLCLTEDPVPDRLLSVLTQVLTSVVVNTMSRVPWMQYVDTDDTGIHHCLTQMLGAHARQVLGENTRDLRDHDPWA from the coding sequence ATGGTGCCCAACAAGCCGGAACAGGATGGCGGGCACGCCGACCTGGATCGTGAGTTCGGTGCTGGGACCGATCGCGACGTCCGTGCGCTGGTGGCGCGGGTGCACCGCGGACTGGCGCACCGCGCGGAACACGTGGAGGTGCCCTGGGGGCGTTTCCGCCATGCGTCAGGCCCGGCCGACGACGTCGCCGGACTGTTGACGCGGATCCGTTCCGGCGATCCCCGGGTCGCCGCGCGAGCGCTCTCCTGCCTGCACAGCAGCGTGCGCCACCAGGGCGACACCTACGCTCCCGCGGCCCTGGCCGTACCGTTCCTGCTCCGCATCGCCGCCGAACCCTCCTCACACCACCGCGCCGACGTGCTGCGCCTGGCTGCCGAATCCGGTCGGCGCAACCACCACGGTGACGGCTCACGGACCGGGCTGCTCCGGACCGCCCATCCACCGGGGTACTGGCTGTTCGACTCCTCCGGCTATCCGATGCACTGGTCGGTCCAGGCCTCCCGGGAAGCTCTCACCGCGGACGTGCGTATCGTCCTCGAACTCCTCGACGATCCTGACACCGCCGTGCGCTGCTCTGCCTGCTATTCCCTCGCGGCGGTCACCGGCGGGGTCGAACGGACCCTGGCCGCCCTGCACGGCCGGCTGGGCGTTGAGAGGGTTCCCGAGGTGCGGGTCAGCCTGGTCCTGGCCATCGCACAACTGGCCCGCGAGCACCACACGAGCGGTGATGCCACTGTCTGGGCCCGTGGGCTGTGGTCGTCCTCAGAGCAGGATGCCGGGACACGACTGGGCGCGGCGCTCGCGTGGCTGTGCCTGACGGAGGACCCGGTGCCCGATCGGCTTCTCTCGGTCCTGACTCAGGTGCTCACGTCGGTGGTGGTCAACACCATGTCCCGGGTGCCGTGGATGCAGTACGTCGACACCGACGACACCGGGATCCACCACTGCCTGACCCAGATGCTCGGCGCGCATGCACGGCAGGTGCTCGGCGAGAACACGCGGGATCTACGGGATCACGATCCGTGGGCGTGA
- a CDS encoding substrate-binding and VWA domain-containing protein, whose protein sequence is MGRHRGRYAEETSGRSRRRRGRGGAFAALAAALVIVVGLAAVGVYVFGRSDGCGGSDIALDVAVSPELAPALTDVASDFNAEEHQVDGSCVQVQVRQVDSANVAFGITGAGATMGDTDSDVWIPDSSLWPRLVQSQAGDAVITETGTSVARSPLVLAELTEFADENSPSSWAEVVPTTAPGQEAERTVRVVDPARNATGLGTLYLLHGALEEASPDTATFNARMTAVLQGLHRGASSDEEAAFLALSGGGAEAPPVMVMSEQAVWRYNAAHGDAPAQVGYMEGGTYYLDYPYVVRSEESAVTRAAEEFREAVRGEEARTRLLAEGFRGPEGQIDASVLTEEVGFAAEPPTELPTPAADSITGLIRTWNQLKMDSRVLAIVDISGSMLAEVPGTGMTRMQVTSAAATQGLEMFTPSSELGLWEFSTNVNNELHYQEIAPIRELQAAADDGTAHRDVLAGALASLQPLPQGDTALYETYLAAYQEMSRTYQPDRTNVILMLTDGDNDNPGGLGLDELMSQIESLASPSRPIPIITIAFGPDVQNLEPLQEIAAATGGAAYMTEDPTEIGEIFLQAFSLRISEDSEETTE, encoded by the coding sequence GTGGGACGTCACCGCGGAAGATACGCAGAAGAGACCTCCGGCCGGTCCAGGCGCCGTCGCGGCCGCGGCGGCGCCTTCGCCGCCCTGGCCGCCGCGCTGGTGATCGTGGTCGGCCTCGCCGCGGTGGGCGTCTACGTGTTCGGCCGGTCCGACGGCTGCGGCGGTTCCGACATCGCGCTGGACGTCGCGGTCAGCCCCGAACTCGCCCCGGCCCTGACCGACGTCGCCTCCGACTTCAACGCGGAGGAGCACCAGGTGGACGGGAGCTGCGTACAGGTGCAGGTGCGCCAGGTCGACTCCGCCAACGTCGCCTTCGGCATCACCGGCGCGGGAGCCACCATGGGCGACACCGACTCCGACGTGTGGATCCCGGACTCCTCCCTGTGGCCGCGCCTGGTCCAGAGCCAGGCGGGCGACGCCGTCATCACCGAGACCGGCACCTCCGTGGCCCGTTCGCCTCTGGTCCTCGCCGAACTCACCGAGTTCGCCGACGAGAACTCCCCGAGCAGTTGGGCGGAGGTCGTGCCCACCACCGCCCCGGGCCAGGAGGCGGAGCGCACCGTCCGCGTGGTCGACCCCGCCCGCAACGCCACGGGGCTGGGCACCCTCTACCTCCTGCACGGAGCGCTGGAGGAGGCCAGCCCGGACACCGCCACGTTCAACGCGCGGATGACCGCGGTCCTGCAGGGCCTGCACCGGGGCGCGTCCTCGGACGAGGAGGCCGCCTTCCTCGCCCTCAGCGGCGGCGGCGCCGAGGCCCCGCCCGTGATGGTGATGTCGGAGCAGGCCGTGTGGCGCTACAACGCCGCGCACGGGGACGCCCCCGCCCAGGTCGGCTACATGGAGGGCGGCACCTACTACCTCGACTACCCCTACGTCGTGCGCAGCGAGGAGAGCGCCGTCACCCGCGCCGCCGAGGAGTTCCGCGAGGCGGTGCGCGGGGAGGAGGCGCGGACCCGGCTGCTCGCGGAGGGGTTCCGCGGCCCCGAGGGGCAGATCGACGCCTCCGTGCTCACCGAGGAGGTCGGCTTCGCCGCCGAGCCGCCCACCGAACTGCCCACGCCCGCCGCGGACTCGATCACCGGGCTGATCCGCACCTGGAACCAGCTCAAGATGGACTCCCGGGTGCTCGCGATCGTGGACATCTCCGGCTCGATGCTGGCCGAGGTGCCCGGGACCGGGATGACCCGCATGCAGGTGACCAGCGCCGCCGCCACGCAGGGCCTGGAGATGTTCACGCCCAGTTCCGAGCTGGGCCTGTGGGAGTTCTCCACCAACGTCAACAACGAACTGCACTACCAGGAGATCGCGCCGATCCGCGAACTCCAGGCGGCCGCCGACGACGGCACCGCGCACCGGGACGTCCTGGCGGGCGCGCTGGCCTCGCTCCAGCCCCTGCCGCAGGGGGACACGGCGCTGTACGAGACCTACCTGGCGGCCTACCAGGAGATGTCGCGCACCTACCAGCCCGACCGGACCAACGTCATCCTCATGCTGACCGACGGCGACAACGACAACCCCGGCGGCCTGGGGCTGGACGAGCTGATGTCCCAGATCGAGTCCCTGGCGAGCCCGTCACGGCCGATCCCGATCATCACGATCGCGTTCGGGCCCGACGTGCAGAACCTGGAGCCGCTCCAGGAGATCGCCGCCGCCACCGGCGGCGCCGCCTACATGACCGAGGACCCGACCGAGATCGGCGAGATCTTCCTCCAGGCGTTCTCCCTGCGCATCTCCGAGGACTCCGAGGAGACCACGGAGTAG
- the orn gene encoding oligoribonuclease has product MNDSLVWIDCEMTGLDFERDALIEVACLITDGELNILDEGVDVVIRPPQAALDRMGDFVRDMHTTSGLLEELDKGVSLQEAEDLVLEHIRRYVTEPRKAPLCGNSIATDRTFLARDMKRIDEFLHYRMVDVSSIKELLRRWYPRVYYASPEKNGGHRALADITESIHELRYYRAAAFVAEPGPNSATARAIAAEVVAGGTGAEAREAAPGNDATEN; this is encoded by the coding sequence ATGAATGACAGTTTGGTGTGGATTGACTGCGAGATGACGGGCCTGGACTTCGAGCGCGACGCGCTGATCGAGGTGGCCTGCCTGATCACCGACGGCGAGCTCAACATCCTCGACGAGGGCGTGGACGTCGTGATCAGACCGCCGCAGGCCGCACTGGACCGCATGGGGGACTTCGTCCGCGACATGCACACGACCTCCGGCCTGCTGGAGGAGCTGGACAAGGGCGTGAGCCTCCAGGAGGCCGAGGACCTCGTCCTGGAGCACATCCGCCGGTACGTGACCGAGCCGCGCAAGGCTCCGCTGTGCGGCAACTCGATCGCCACCGACCGCACCTTCCTGGCCCGTGACATGAAGCGCATCGACGAGTTCCTGCACTACCGGATGGTCGACGTGTCCTCGATCAAGGAGCTGCTGCGCCGCTGGTACCCGCGCGTGTACTACGCGAGCCCGGAGAAGAACGGCGGGCACCGGGCGCTCGCCGACATCACCGAGAGCATCCACGAGCTGCGCTACTACCGCGCCGCGGCCTTCGTGGCCGAGCCCGGCCCGAACTCGGCCACCGCCCGCGCCATCGCCGCCGAGGTGGTGGCCGGGGGCACCGGCGCGGAGGCGCGCGAGGCGGCTCCCGGGAACGACGCGACGGAAAACTGA
- a CDS encoding GntR family transcriptional regulator, producing the protein MNRQANFTLAPSSLTDALYQSLRARIVNGEIAAGEKLTEHRIASEYDVARPTAKACLERLTALGLLRRSAHKTAVVPDFHADEIRDLFFSRGTVESAAVTVLAAEGAVPREATEAQALIEAAARDGDFERQVEADIAFHTALVSGAGSERLSRMHELIMGEVHLTMGRFQAHRSTQGSTVAHEHATILEGIRAQDPEAARLRLAEHLDHARGRLLALLDAGTQEAAGAE; encoded by the coding sequence GTGAACCGACAGGCCAACTTCACCCTCGCCCCCTCGTCCCTGACCGACGCGCTCTACCAGTCGCTGCGCGCTCGCATCGTCAACGGGGAGATCGCGGCTGGCGAGAAGCTCACCGAGCACCGGATCGCCAGCGAGTACGACGTCGCGCGCCCCACCGCCAAGGCGTGTCTGGAGCGGCTCACCGCCCTCGGCCTCCTGCGCCGGTCGGCCCACAAGACGGCGGTCGTCCCCGACTTCCACGCCGACGAGATCCGCGACCTCTTCTTCAGCCGGGGCACGGTGGAGAGCGCGGCGGTCACCGTCCTGGCGGCCGAGGGGGCGGTCCCCAGGGAGGCCACGGAGGCGCAGGCGCTGATCGAGGCGGCGGCCAGGGACGGCGACTTCGAGCGCCAGGTGGAGGCCGACATCGCCTTCCACACCGCGCTGGTCTCCGGTGCGGGCAGCGAGCGCCTGAGCAGGATGCACGAGCTGATCATGGGCGAGGTGCACCTGACCATGGGCCGCTTCCAGGCGCACCGGTCCACGCAGGGCAGCACCGTGGCCCACGAGCACGCGACGATCCTGGAGGGCATCAGGGCGCAGGACCCCGAGGCGGCGCGCCTGAGGCTGGCCGAGCACCTCGACCACGCGCGCGGCCGCCTCCTGGCACTGCTGGACGCGGGGACCCAGGAGGCGGCTGGAGCCGAGTAG
- a CDS encoding carbohydrate ABC transporter permease — protein MTEAPTVAGASGPRQRRRRPRTAILKHGALLLFLVVMVYPLVWMVVSAFKPAHLILTEPGLVPTEVTFENFREGWHALNQPFSVFFVNSLVVTVGSILGNLVSCSLAAYALARLEFRARRLFFGITLVTVMLPMHVLIIPQYIFFAQLGWVDTYLPLLIPKLLATDAFFVFLMVQFIRGIPRDLDRAAEIDGAGHFRIFWHVILPLMRPALVTTTIFTFIWTWNDFFTPLIYLTSTDMYTVPVALSSMVSSESQQGIGMLFAMSLISLLPVILFFVFAQRYLIRGMVTSGLK, from the coding sequence ATGACCGAAGCCCCCACGGTCGCGGGCGCCAGCGGTCCGCGGCAACGCCGCCGCCGACCGCGGACCGCGATCCTCAAGCACGGCGCACTGCTGCTGTTCCTGGTCGTGATGGTCTACCCGCTGGTCTGGATGGTCGTCAGCGCCTTCAAGCCCGCGCACCTGATCCTGACCGAGCCGGGCCTGGTGCCCACCGAGGTCACCTTCGAGAACTTCCGGGAGGGCTGGCACGCCCTCAACCAGCCCTTCTCGGTGTTCTTCGTCAACTCCCTCGTGGTGACCGTGGGCTCGATCCTGGGCAACCTCGTCTCCTGCTCACTGGCCGCCTACGCGCTGGCCCGGCTGGAGTTCAGGGCCCGGCGCCTCTTCTTCGGGATCACCCTCGTCACGGTGATGCTGCCGATGCACGTGCTCATCATCCCGCAGTACATCTTCTTCGCCCAGCTGGGATGGGTGGACACCTACCTGCCGCTGCTGATCCCCAAGCTGCTGGCGACCGACGCGTTCTTCGTCTTCCTCATGGTGCAGTTCATCAGGGGCATCCCGCGCGACCTCGATCGCGCCGCCGAGATCGACGGGGCCGGGCACTTCCGGATCTTCTGGCACGTGATCCTGCCGCTGATGCGCCCCGCTCTGGTGACCACGACGATCTTCACGTTCATCTGGACGTGGAACGACTTCTTCACGCCGCTCATCTACCTGACCTCGACGGACATGTACACCGTTCCGGTCGCGCTGAGCTCCATGGTCAGCTCGGAGAGCCAGCAGGGCATCGGGATGCTGTTCGCGATGTCCCTGATATCCCTGCTGCCGGTCATCCTGTTCTTCGTCTTCGCGCAGCGCTACCTGATCCGCGGGATGGTCACCAGCGGACTCAAGTGA
- a CDS encoding carbohydrate ABC transporter permease — protein MPPSTRTRRPAAPSSRRQGRAAYVFLSPWLLGLGLVTAIPLGASLYLAFTDYNILSTPAFTGLANVERMLGDERFWAASSVTLRYVVVSVPLQLMFALLLAVMLDRGLRGLSFYRGAFYLPSLLGASVAVAILWREVFGHNGLVNDFLGLLGIEGQSWLQNPSTALSTLIVLNVWTFGSPMVIFLAGLRQIPEEYYEAARVDGASRLRQFRHITVPMLTPIIFFNLILQTIGAFQTFTQAHVISGGTGGPVDSTLFYTLYVYQQGFRSFDMGYASALAWVLLLVIGAVTAVHFFLSKYWVFYGDD, from the coding sequence GTGCCCCCCTCCACGAGAACCCGCCGCCCCGCCGCGCCGTCCTCGCGGCGGCAGGGCCGCGCCGCCTACGTGTTCCTCTCGCCCTGGCTGCTGGGCCTGGGCCTGGTGACGGCCATCCCGCTGGGCGCCTCGCTCTACCTCGCCTTCACCGACTACAACATCCTCAGCACACCGGCCTTCACCGGGCTGGCCAACGTCGAGCGCATGCTCGGCGACGAACGCTTCTGGGCGGCCTCCTCGGTGACCCTCCGGTACGTGGTCGTCTCGGTGCCGCTCCAGCTGATGTTCGCCCTCCTGCTGGCCGTCATGCTCGACCGGGGCCTGCGCGGCCTCTCGTTCTACCGGGGCGCCTTCTACCTGCCCTCGCTGCTGGGCGCGAGCGTCGCGGTCGCCATCCTGTGGCGCGAGGTGTTCGGGCACAACGGCCTGGTCAACGACTTCCTCGGCCTGCTGGGCATCGAGGGGCAGAGCTGGCTCCAGAACCCGTCCACGGCCCTGTCCACCCTGATCGTGCTCAACGTGTGGACCTTCGGGTCGCCGATGGTGATCTTCCTGGCCGGCCTCCGGCAGATCCCCGAGGAGTACTACGAGGCGGCGCGCGTGGACGGCGCCTCACGCCTGCGGCAGTTCCGGCACATCACCGTCCCGATGCTGACGCCGATCATCTTCTTCAACCTCATCCTGCAGACCATCGGCGCCTTCCAGACCTTCACGCAGGCGCACGTCATCAGCGGCGGCACCGGGGGACCCGTCGACTCCACCCTCTTCTACACGCTCTACGTGTACCAGCAGGGGTTCAGATCCTTCGACATGGGCTACGCCTCCGCGCTGGCCTGGGTCCTGCTGCTGGTGATCGGCGCCGTGACCGCGGTCCACTTCTTCCTGTCCAAATACTGGGTCTTCTACGGAGACGACTGA
- a CDS encoding DUF2510 domain-containing protein — MGGSIEPGWYADPQGDAQTLRWWNGSEWTRHTRSLSELQGGGDPGDEEAATTHLGGSGQGGSGQGAPASDEEDPGTVRLGPSQTQSAAPIDDEPSTMRINPSWAQGSPQQDTTPPSLQPPIDDEPSTMRINPSWTQGSSSPSSPSPASPPPGAPIDDEPSTMRINPSWARGGDDDEEPTADLSGTNSTMRVDPADLPGRGGGPGTDGGYGSGDGATVRVNPGDLPRRDEDELPTADLTDDEIPTSNLTDDDLGGEAPRTAVFDPGGPGASGTPGAPGAPGSAGTPSEAPRTAVFDPNDPALPGGGTSGTAVFDPADPAFSGGGAAGGGTAGTAVFNPSGGEPSGTAVFNPGDPAFSGGADEGNKKGGKFNKFLGSLKEGWSDLSEERKEQRRHSEEEAAKRREEERVRREAELQEEAKRREEEARRRAEEQPPGAQGPGAAAATGSAVGAQPGAPWSPTGQPEQPGQPGQHSSEQQAPGRQPSGPQPSAQPFPGAQQPPGFPPAAQQPPSGPQQGHSAPPAAPSGPQQGMFSPQRQSGPQHPPSGPQAGYRQPPPPQQGGFGPPGYPPPHQMGGPNTPGRPPQGMPPVGPPPGQRNKRSGPPPGYPPAVGPMANTPGGQPPMGGHPGGPQWGQPGPGQPPRAGTALPAAPPAKAQEEAGRVQGMRLRLLHLPAHPARPPGPGLPPVLGRVGLDVRHLRRR; from the coding sequence ATGGGTGGATCTATCGAGCCGGGTTGGTACGCGGACCCGCAGGGCGACGCGCAGACGCTCAGATGGTGGAACGGCAGCGAGTGGACACGGCATACCCGTTCCCTGAGCGAGCTCCAGGGCGGTGGCGATCCGGGAGACGAGGAGGCCGCGACCACCCACCTGGGCGGATCCGGACAGGGCGGGTCCGGACAGGGCGCCCCCGCCTCCGACGAGGAGGATCCCGGAACGGTGCGGCTGGGCCCCTCCCAGACGCAGTCGGCGGCACCGATCGACGACGAGCCCAGCACCATGCGCATCAACCCCTCCTGGGCACAGGGATCCCCCCAGCAGGACACCACCCCGCCCTCTCTCCAGCCCCCGATCGACGACGAACCCAGCACGATGCGGATCAACCCGTCGTGGACACAGGGTTCCTCCTCTCCCTCTTCCCCCTCCCCCGCCTCACCGCCCCCCGGCGCCCCCATCGACGACGAGCCCAGCACCATGCGCATCAACCCCTCCTGGGCGCGGGGCGGCGACGATGACGAGGAGCCCACCGCCGACCTGAGCGGCACGAACTCCACGATGCGCGTCGACCCGGCCGACCTCCCGGGCCGCGGCGGCGGCCCGGGGACGGACGGCGGGTACGGGTCGGGCGACGGGGCGACCGTGCGGGTCAACCCGGGCGACCTTCCCCGGCGCGACGAGGACGAACTGCCCACCGCCGACCTCACCGACGACGAGATCCCCACGTCCAACCTGACCGACGACGACCTGGGCGGTGAGGCGCCGCGCACCGCGGTGTTCGACCCGGGTGGTCCCGGTGCTTCCGGCACTCCTGGTGCCCCCGGTGCCCCCGGGTCGGCGGGGACTCCGAGTGAGGCGCCGCGCACCGCCGTGTTCGACCCGAACGACCCCGCGCTCCCGGGCGGCGGGACCTCCGGTACGGCCGTGTTCGACCCGGCCGACCCGGCCTTCTCTGGAGGCGGGGCCGCAGGGGGCGGGACCGCCGGTACCGCGGTGTTCAACCCCTCGGGTGGCGAACCCTCCGGTACGGCCGTGTTCAACCCGGGCGACCCCGCCTTCTCGGGAGGCGCGGACGAGGGGAACAAGAAGGGCGGCAAGTTCAACAAGTTCCTGGGCAGCCTCAAGGAGGGCTGGTCCGACCTGTCCGAGGAGCGCAAGGAGCAGCGCCGCCACTCCGAGGAGGAGGCGGCCAAGCGGCGTGAGGAGGAGCGGGTCCGCAGGGAGGCCGAACTCCAGGAGGAGGCCAAGCGCCGCGAGGAGGAGGCCCGGCGCCGCGCCGAGGAGCAGCCCCCGGGCGCGCAGGGGCCGGGCGCCGCTGCCGCCACCGGTTCGGCGGTCGGTGCGCAGCCGGGAGCCCCGTGGTCCCCGACCGGTCAGCCCGAGCAGCCCGGCCAGCCCGGTCAGCACTCCTCCGAGCAGCAGGCCCCGGGCCGGCAGCCCTCGGGGCCGCAGCCCTCCGCCCAGCCGTTCCCCGGTGCCCAGCAGCCCCCGGGCTTCCCGCCCGCCGCGCAGCAGCCGCCCTCGGGCCCCCAGCAGGGGCACTCCGCTCCGCCCGCGGCCCCGTCCGGACCGCAGCAGGGCATGTTCTCGCCCCAGCGCCAGTCGGGACCGCAGCACCCGCCGTCGGGGCCCCAGGCCGGTTACCGCCAGCCCCCGCCGCCCCAGCAGGGTGGTTTCGGTCCGCCCGGATACCCGCCCCCGCACCAGATGGGCGGCCCGAACACTCCGGGGCGTCCGCCACAGGGCATGCCCCCCGTCGGTCCGCCGCCCGGCCAGCGGAACAAGCGGTCGGGCCCGCCGCCCGGGTACCCGCCGGCCGTCGGCCCCATGGCCAACACCCCGGGCGGACAGCCGCCGATGGGCGGACACCCCGGGGGCCCGCAGTGGGGCCAGCCGGGTCCGGGGCAGCCCCCCCGGGCCGGGACAGCCCTACCAGCAGCACCGCCCGCAAAAGCCCAAGAAGAAGCGGGGAGGGTGCAGGGGATGCGGCTGCGGCTGCTTCACCTTCCTGCTCATCCTGCTCGTCCTCCTGGTCCTGGGCTACCTCCAGTTCTGGGGCGTGTGGGACTGGATGTACGCCATCTTCGGCGTCGGTGA
- a CDS encoding DNRLRE domain-containing protein: protein MRRSLTRATAVCAVYALVLVLGAVAPAAADEGVPTADGAAVPGEPGAPGERSGGPRGSEPDAEGTSGPAGPGAASAADGPFAPARPHGERTEVQSSSWTYVDRAFPDRPHDGAETASVGTGRLEWDRNYTRRALFGFPVVPGPGAVVESAVLRTEVAWSYDCGSDSFVQLHRVDPFDEGATWNDQPRARALLDTRRIRGGRSACPVPGGVEFDLTEAYQRAVDAGEPHIHLRLGERDESGTTAWRRFDVEDHPPVLVVDHSTPPSPDATADPNVPRSDPEEGAADDGVPGGRAAVRGEGSPDPAPTRFAEGLDLFGVTASGARGDHDARAPDLVSADRLPGGGERIRPRRGRRTGRPTAADGHRRRGGDTPPRVRGPPVAARSETVSVHRS, encoded by the coding sequence ATGCGTCGTTCCCTGACCCGTGCGACGGCGGTCTGTGCGGTTTACGCCCTGGTCCTCGTGCTGGGGGCGGTCGCTCCCGCCGCAGCTGACGAGGGCGTTCCCACCGCCGACGGCGCCGCCGTCCCCGGAGAGCCCGGCGCCCCGGGGGAGCGGAGCGGTGGACCGCGCGGGAGCGAACCGGACGCGGAGGGGACCAGCGGCCCGGCCGGACCCGGGGCCGCGTCCGCCGCCGACGGTCCCTTCGCCCCGGCGCGCCCCCACGGTGAACGGACCGAGGTCCAGAGCTCCTCGTGGACCTACGTGGACCGTGCCTTCCCCGACCGGCCCCACGACGGCGCCGAAACCGCGAGCGTGGGCACCGGACGCCTCGAATGGGACCGGAACTACACCCGCAGGGCCCTGTTCGGGTTCCCCGTTGTGCCCGGCCCCGGCGCCGTCGTCGAATCCGCGGTGCTGCGCACCGAGGTGGCCTGGTCCTACGACTGCGGCAGCGACTCCTTCGTGCAGCTGCACCGGGTCGACCCCTTCGATGAGGGGGCCACCTGGAACGACCAGCCGCGGGCACGCGCCCTGCTCGACACCCGAAGGATCAGGGGCGGGCGGTCCGCCTGCCCCGTGCCCGGCGGCGTGGAGTTCGACCTGACCGAGGCCTACCAGCGGGCCGTGGACGCAGGAGAACCCCACATCCACCTCCGGCTCGGCGAACGCGACGAGTCCGGAACCACGGCCTGGCGCCGCTTCGACGTCGAGGACCACCCGCCGGTGCTGGTGGTCGACCACAGCACGCCGCCGTCCCCGGACGCGACCGCCGATCCGAACGTCCCGCGCAGCGACCCCGAGGAGGGCGCGGCCGACGACGGGGTGCCCGGCGGGCGCGCCGCCGTCCGCGGGGAGGGTTCCCCGGACCCCGCGCCGACCCGGTTCGCCGAGGGACTCGACCTCTTCGGCGTCACCGCTTCCGGGGCCCGGGGAGACCACGACGCCCGTGCTCCAGACCTTGTCTCCGCTGACCGCCTGCCGGGCGGGGGTGAGCGGATCCGTCCCCGGCGGGGGAGACGGACCGGCCGCCCCACCGCTGCGGACGGCCACCGGCGACGGGGCGGGGACACGCCGCCAAGGGTCCGGGGGCCACCGGTCGCCGCCCGGTCGGAGACCGTTTCGGTCCACCGATCATGA